A window from Calliopsis andreniformis isolate RMS-2024a unplaced genomic scaffold, iyCalAndr_principal scaffold0001, whole genome shotgun sequence encodes these proteins:
- the LOC143186456 gene encoding uncharacterized protein LOC143186456 gives MSDIIDDTNDITEFHTNLKRGHLAPKFMTAKQLVNLLQNATPHLPDGLTFPIIIKTKNIIALEKVSTITAYVEGSKIIAIISIPLITNQAFKIMEVKSIPTHIKGNTYATLVTRSSLIIVNTNINKCIIANTEDLRDCKNIASQYLCNPFPVYKITDNMDCEYKLWLEPSIEMPKNCRIEYFATNHSIWIKTSRPEKWIYATHEPKKIELECNQRTTRTIIERSGTITILSKCKLHTQEITLQSQKTTYSAHLNLNTATIYNLTLPNQTNSYKTNKEPYTQIQLHNILQKNRRHHPPTKQIRKRIGRIKHFR, from the coding sequence ATGTCGGATATAATAGACGATACTAATGACATTACTGAATTTCACACAAACTTAAAAAGAGGACATCTTGCCCCAAAGTTTATGACCGCAAAACAACTAGTTAATCTCCTACAAAACGCGACTCCGCACTTACCCGACGGACTGACATTCCCGATAATAATAAAAACgaaaaatataatagctttAGAAAAAGTATCAACGATAACTGCGTATGTAGAAGGATCAAAAATCATCGCAATAATCAGCATTCCACTCATTACAAATCAAGCCTTTAAAATAATGGAAGTAAAATCGATTCCCACACACATAAAAGGCAACACTTACGCGACGTTAGTAACCAGGTCATCACTTATAATCGTAAACACTAACATAAATAAGTGTATAATAGCGAATACGGAGGATTTAAGAGATTGTAAAAACATAGCGTCCCAATACCTTTGCAACCCGTTCCCAGTATACAAAATTACAGACAACATGGACTGCGAATACAAACTATGGCTAGAACCATCCATTGAAATGCCCAAAAATTGTAGAATAGAATATTTTGCGACTAACCATTCTATATGGATAAAAACGTCACGCCCCGAAAAATGGATATACGCAACGCATGAACCGAAGAAAATAGAACTAGAATGTAACCAAAGAACAACTAGAACAATAATCGAACGGTCAGGAACAATAACAATACTAAGTAAATGTAAACTACACACTCAGGAAATAACACTGCAGTCCCAAAAAACAACATATAGCGCACACCTTAACTTAAACACTGCAACAATATACAATCTAACACTACCTAATCAAACAAATTCATATAAAACTAACAAAGAGCCTTACACACAAATACAATTACACAACATACTCCAAAAAAACAGGAGACATCACCCACCTACAAAACAAATTAGAAAACGAATCGGAAGAATTAAACACTTCCGATAA